A stretch of the Azospirillum brasilense genome encodes the following:
- a CDS encoding calcium-binding protein: MHADGEKDMPYTANKLEKLAMTTWYGTSGNDIYDAPSGPNMLFGQGGNDDILGNTDADYIDGGDGNDTLYGSFGNDSLYGGTGADTLYGNDNNDLLSGETGDDFLYGGNNNDTLYGGAGNDTLFGDYGSDVGLDVLAGGAGNDVLYGGYDSDNYLYTCNSDGIDLISDSHGDYDRLRLNGPTAPNQLEYYRASTFGGDSNDLLFFTKADAADGTISEYIIIDDFWSGSAAGSGRIEYLNLSGTDYWFNTVVWGL; encoded by the coding sequence ATGCACGCCGATGGCGAAAAAGATATGCCGTATACGGCTAATAAATTGGAGAAACTTGCGATGACGACCTGGTACGGAACTTCCGGGAATGACATCTATGACGCTCCTTCGGGACCGAACATGCTGTTCGGACAGGGCGGGAACGACGATATCCTGGGCAACACCGACGCCGATTATATTGACGGTGGCGACGGAAACGACACGCTGTACGGCAGCTTCGGAAACGACAGCCTGTACGGCGGCACCGGGGCCGACACGCTGTACGGCAACGACAACAACGATCTTCTGAGCGGTGAGACTGGGGACGACTTCCTCTACGGCGGGAACAACAACGACACGCTGTACGGTGGGGCCGGCAACGACACTCTGTTCGGGGATTACGGCTCGGATGTCGGCCTGGACGTCCTGGCGGGCGGAGCCGGCAACGATGTCCTTTACGGTGGCTACGACAGCGACAACTACCTCTACACCTGCAATTCGGACGGCATCGATCTCATCTCGGATTCGCACGGCGACTACGACCGGCTCCGCTTGAACGGCCCCACGGCGCCCAACCAGCTCGAATACTACAGGGCCAGCACCTTCGGTGGCGATTCCAACGACCTTCTGTTCTTCACCAAGGCCGACGCCGCCGACGGCACCATCAGCGAGTACATCATCATCGACGACTTCTGGAGCGGCAGCGCCGCCGGCAGCGGCCGCATCGAGTATCTGAACCTAAGCGGCACGGATTACTGGTTCAACACCGTCGTCTGGGGCCTGTAA
- a CDS encoding transketolase produces MDATVPNHADLACLRELERKVLWLASWTIHNANHVRPNQDGLKIGGHQASSASLATIMTALYFQALRPEDRVAVKPHASPIFHAIQYLLGNQTRGNLENFRGFKGAQSYPSRTKDVDDVDFSTGSVGLGVAQTLFASLVQDYVKAKGWAKDRPEGRMVSLVGDAEMDEGNIFEALQEGWKHGLRNTWWIVDYNRQSLDAVIREGLWERLENIFRAFGWDVVILKYGALMQAAFQEEGGQRLRDWIDHCPNQLYSALTYQGGAAWRKRLLDDLGDQGPVTRLIERRSDEELALLMGNLGGHDLPSLLDAFAQARTHDRPVCFIAYTIKGAGLPLAGHKDNHSGLMTPAQMEAFRAANAVRPGHEWDRFEGLGRPAAELDAFLKRVPFAAKGRRRHDAAAVPVPAALAAPSQKALSTQAAFGLILNELGREKTELAERIVTTAPDVTVSTNLGAWVNRRGLFAKSALADLFKKERIPSTYTWDFSPDGQHFELGIAESNLFILLSALGLSHSLFGERLLPIGTVYDPFVMRAADQMNYACYQDARFLLVATPSGVTLAPEGGAHQSIATPLVGMAQDGLACFEPAFADELAVTMRWAFDYMQREGEGEPDERNWLRDETGGSVYLRLSSRVLEQPVRTMDAELENGIVQGAYWLRRPGPNAQVVVAYSGVVAPEAIEAVGMLGEDRRDVGLLAVTSADRLHAGWSAAQRARERGKPHARSHVERLLEGVPPHCALVTVQDGHPAGLGWLGSVQGHRTRALGVEHFGQTGTIADLYRHHGIDAQAIVRAAEALSPGRPVRYLKAV; encoded by the coding sequence ATGGACGCGACCGTTCCGAACCACGCCGACCTCGCCTGCCTGCGCGAGCTGGAGCGCAAGGTTCTCTGGCTCGCGTCCTGGACGATCCACAACGCCAATCACGTCCGCCCCAACCAGGACGGGCTGAAGATCGGCGGGCATCAGGCGTCCTCGGCCTCGCTGGCGACGATCATGACGGCGCTCTACTTCCAGGCCCTGCGTCCGGAGGACCGGGTGGCGGTGAAGCCGCACGCCAGCCCGATCTTCCACGCCATCCAGTATCTGCTGGGCAACCAGACGCGCGGCAATCTGGAGAATTTCCGCGGCTTCAAGGGCGCCCAGTCCTACCCGTCGCGGACCAAGGACGTGGACGACGTGGACTTCTCCACCGGCTCGGTCGGGCTGGGGGTGGCGCAGACGCTCTTCGCCTCGCTGGTCCAGGACTATGTGAAGGCCAAGGGCTGGGCGAAGGACCGGCCCGAGGGGCGCATGGTGTCGCTGGTCGGCGACGCCGAGATGGACGAGGGCAACATCTTCGAAGCGCTTCAGGAGGGCTGGAAGCACGGGCTGCGCAACACCTGGTGGATCGTCGACTACAACCGCCAGAGCCTGGACGCGGTGATCCGCGAGGGGCTGTGGGAGCGGCTGGAGAACATCTTCCGCGCCTTCGGCTGGGACGTGGTGATCCTGAAATACGGCGCGCTGATGCAGGCGGCCTTCCAGGAGGAGGGCGGCCAGCGCCTGCGCGACTGGATCGACCACTGCCCGAACCAGCTCTATTCCGCGCTGACCTACCAGGGCGGGGCGGCGTGGCGGAAGCGGCTGCTCGACGATCTGGGCGACCAGGGGCCGGTCACCCGCCTGATCGAGCGCCGCAGCGACGAGGAGCTGGCCCTTCTGATGGGCAATCTCGGCGGCCACGACCTGCCTTCGCTGCTCGACGCCTTCGCCCAGGCGCGCACGCACGACCGGCCGGTCTGCTTCATCGCCTACACCATCAAGGGCGCCGGGCTGCCGCTGGCCGGGCACAAGGACAACCATTCCGGCCTGATGACCCCGGCGCAGATGGAGGCGTTCCGCGCCGCCAACGCCGTCCGTCCGGGCCATGAGTGGGACCGCTTCGAAGGGCTGGGCCGGCCGGCGGCGGAACTGGACGCCTTCCTGAAGCGCGTGCCCTTCGCGGCCAAGGGACGGCGGCGCCATGACGCGGCGGCGGTCCCGGTGCCGGCGGCTCTGGCGGCCCCGTCACAGAAGGCGCTGTCCACCCAGGCGGCCTTCGGCCTGATCCTGAACGAGCTAGGGCGCGAGAAGACGGAGCTGGCGGAGCGCATCGTGACGACCGCGCCGGACGTGACGGTCTCCACCAACCTCGGCGCCTGGGTGAACCGCCGCGGCCTGTTCGCCAAGAGCGCTCTGGCCGACCTGTTCAAGAAGGAGCGCATCCCCTCCACCTACACATGGGACTTCTCGCCCGACGGCCAGCATTTCGAGCTGGGCATCGCCGAGTCCAACCTGTTCATCCTGTTGTCGGCGCTCGGCCTGTCGCATTCGCTGTTCGGCGAGCGGCTGCTGCCCATCGGCACCGTCTACGACCCTTTCGTCATGCGGGCGGCGGACCAGATGAACTACGCCTGCTATCAGGACGCGCGGTTCCTGCTGGTGGCGACCCCGTCCGGCGTGACACTGGCCCCGGAGGGCGGGGCGCACCAATCCATCGCCACCCCGCTGGTCGGCATGGCCCAGGACGGGCTGGCCTGCTTCGAGCCGGCCTTCGCCGATGAGCTGGCCGTCACCATGCGCTGGGCCTTCGATTACATGCAGCGGGAGGGCGAGGGCGAGCCGGACGAGCGCAACTGGCTGCGCGACGAGACCGGCGGCTCGGTCTATCTGCGCCTGTCCTCCCGCGTGCTGGAGCAGCCGGTCCGCACCATGGACGCGGAGCTGGAGAACGGCATCGTCCAGGGCGCCTATTGGCTGCGTCGTCCCGGGCCGAACGCCCAGGTGGTGGTCGCCTACAGCGGCGTGGTGGCGCCGGAGGCCATCGAGGCGGTGGGCATGCTCGGCGAGGACCGCCGCGACGTCGGGCTATTGGCCGTCACCTCCGCCGACCGGCTGCACGCCGGCTGGAGCGCCGCGCAGCGGGCGCGCGAGCGCGGCAAGCCCCACGCGCGCTCCCACGTCGAACGGCTGCTGGAGGGCGTGCCGCCCCATTGCGCGCTGGTGACGGTGCAGGACGGGCACCCGGCGGGTCTGGGCTGGCTGGGCTCGGTCCAAGGCCACCGCACGCGGGCGCTGGGGGTCGAGCATTTCGGCCAGACCGGCACCATCGCCGACCTCTACCGCCATCACGGCATCGACGCCCAGGCCATCGTCCGCGCGGCGGAGGCCCTGTCCCCCGGCCGGCCGGTCCGTTACTTGAAGGCGGTGTAA
- a CDS encoding Lrp/AsnC family transcriptional regulator: MPKIKLDRIDRKILALLQQDGRMPNNELAERVGLSPSPCLRRVKALEDAGVIARHVALVDPAAVDLPVNVFVSVSLERQVEERIDAFEAAVMALPEVMECYLMTGDADYLLRVVVPDLASYERFLKEHLTRISGVANIRSSFALKQVRYRTALPLGHLAE; encoded by the coding sequence ATGCCAAAAATCAAACTCGACCGCATCGACCGGAAGATCCTGGCCCTGCTCCAGCAGGACGGGCGGATGCCCAACAACGAGTTGGCGGAGCGCGTCGGCCTGTCGCCGTCCCCCTGTCTGCGTCGGGTCAAGGCGCTGGAAGACGCGGGCGTCATCGCCCGCCACGTCGCTCTGGTCGATCCCGCCGCGGTCGATCTTCCGGTGAATGTCTTCGTCAGCGTCAGCCTGGAACGGCAGGTGGAGGAGCGGATCGACGCCTTCGAGGCCGCGGTGATGGCGCTGCCGGAGGTGATGGAATGCTATCTGATGACCGGCGACGCCGATTACCTGCTGCGCGTGGTGGTCCCCGACCTCGCCAGCTACGAGCGCTTCCTGAAGGAGCATCTGACGCGGATTTCAGGGGTCGCCAACATCCGGTCGAGCTTCGCGCTGAAGCAGGTGCGCTACCGCACGGCCCTACCGCTGGGCCATTTGGCGGAGTGA